Proteins from one Bombus pascuorum chromosome 15, iyBomPasc1.1, whole genome shotgun sequence genomic window:
- the LOC132914837 gene encoding uncharacterized protein LOC132914837, with the protein MELRSMSRRSPPYTHNEQRFMNSQNVYTTKKQNGLSKIKVEEEDNSPTVIVRDVCVFPKCKYFVYSVCGLLICFLCIVWISLVFPYPMHASCIVKWKFDDPCKYVMQKFRSQILNWSSCVNCGPRGGRCLYTLKEPKPSESNIIKAIHLAPNLKTTETIKIDFDEINKTCVATGESVSNEWFRIFDYGTNYCNLHNLVTEIGFDKSSKFLELTSNAVCTQYNMAVCD; encoded by the exons ATGGAGCTCAGGTCAATGTCGAGACGATCACCACCTTACACGCATAACGAACAGAGGTTCATGAACTCGCAGAATGTCTACacgacaaagaaacaaaatg gtTTAAGTAAAATCAAAGTAGAGGAGGAGGACAATTCACCAACAGTGATAGTTAGAGATGTATGCGTCTTTCCGAAATGTAAATACTTTGTCTACTCTGTCTGTGGGCTCCTGATATGCTTCCTCTGTATTGTTTGGATCAGCCTCGTGTTCCCTTATCCTATGCATGCTTCTTGTATTGTAAAATG gaaatttgatGATCCATGCAAGTATGTTATGCAGAAATTTAGGAGTCAGATACTTAATTGGTCGTCTTGCGTGAATTGTGGCCCACGTGGTGGTAGATGTCTATAtaca CTCAAGGAACCAAAACCAAGTGAGAGTAACATAATTAAAGCTATTCATCTTGCTCCAAATTTGAAGACTACGGAAACCATCAAAATtgattttgatgaaattaataaaacttgCGTAGCAACG GGAGAATCCGTGTCAAATGAATGGTTCAGGATTTTCGATTATGGCacaaattattgcaatttgCATAATTTAGTAACCGAGATTGGTTTTGATAAAAGTTCGAAGTTTTTGGAATTGACAAGCAATGCAGTTTGCACGCAATACAATATGGCAGTTTGTGACTGA
- the LOC132914835 gene encoding protein brambleberry-like: protein MMYIRLLVLLLMSITCQGDYASVFKWIWGKDTDDTTVLVADGVPLISIPYESMTEDEKFLQEAAKFTEIQVSSPLETCQHKVIMKIKTSCSGLSEEQLAKLSVNLLNCQSAVEGRKIFPCTEEMSLKQCTTDMDADMWNAYHLMSNRARAVCYAARSTQFRALTELTVNKLMQTAHTQIKTLSSLKEGQDRLEEQTVEALSSLSDGNKALLEQQKRLKDAQASAHYLVTTNLRELNNEKALIRSGHAQLATMADDIRRKLEEANKNLEQQAIERSENHKEILEDLLNIQLQAQLIWDKIESSTDRIFAQHEAALVQYEQTLQKLGKINDTIQYIWNITNTMRAEIDEKLNWLTNYIGDTGEQMHRIYRISLHIVYLLFAMIIAAFLHAPLLTRVTILGLVPLNLVSFLKHGMDACLDFVSMSVLIFLITMMHFVMVGIQRLFGAKRRETRSDPIQTVNKNDHANSTAEYVSSSYTAQSRHLPISFYRNLKRSTWKIYNFVRYNINRSIQKFSLLIQAATSWSKQRLMPREELTCSYTSSRRNHEDLVCNYEQEYPSMSEDNTYYEHPNLMDENNGSIDDLDLLLDANDLRRRLRRIQNSVSQSSYSRQHSPSRSVSSTSSKVICSGMTLSGRRCRSYAISGPYCSKHTF from the exons ATGATGTATATACGTTTATTGGTCTTGTTACTTATGTCAATAACTTGTCAAGGTGATTATGCTTCGGTATTTAAATGGATTTGGGGAAAGGATACAGATGATACTACTGTCTTGGTAGCAGATGGTGTTCCATTGATTTCTATTCCTTATGAATCTATGACAGAGGATGAGAAATTTCTTCAAGAAGCTGCAAAGTTTACAGAAATTCAAGTGTCATCGCCCTTAGAAACTTGCCAACACAAagttattatgaaaattaaaacctCTTGCTCTGGATTGAGTGAGGAACAACTTGCCAAACTGAGTGTTAATCTTTTGAATTGTCAGTCTGCAGTGGAGGGcaggaaaatatttccatgtaCTGAGGAAatg TCACTAAAACAATGTACCACAGATATGGATGCAGATATGTGGAATGCATACCATTTAATGAGTAACAGAGCCAGAGCAGTTTGTTATGCAGCTCGCAGTACTCAATTTCGTGCTCTTACAGAATTGACTGTGAACAAATTAATGCAAACTGCGCACACACAAATTAAGACACTGAGTTCATTAAAA gaAGGTCAAGATCGTCTAGAAGAACAGACTGTAGAAGCTCTATCGTCTTTGTCAGATGGTAATAAAGCGTTATTAGAACAGCAAAAGCGTTTAAAAGATGCACAAGCATCAGCTCATTATCTTGTGACAACAAATTTAAGAGAATTGAACAACGAAAAAGCTTTGATTCGATCTGGACACGCACAACTCGCGACAATGGCGGACGATATCAGAAGGAAATTag AAGaggcaaataaaaatttggaacAACAAGCTATCGAACGTAGCGAAAACCATAAAGAAATACTAGAGGATTTATTAAACATTCAGTTACAAGCACAATTGATCTGGGACAAAATAGAATCTAGTACAGATCGAATTTTCGCACAACATGAAGCAGCACTTGTTCAATATGAACAAACTTTACAAAAATTAGGTAAAATTAATGACACTATTcaatatatttggaatataaCAAATACTATGCGTGCAGAGATAGATGAGAAGCTTAATTGGTTGACCAATTACATTGGTGATACtg GAGAACAAATGCATCGAATATATCGTATAAGCTTGCACATTGTTTACTTATTATTTGCCATGATAATTGCTGCATTCCTTCATGCACCACTACTGACTAGAGTCACTATTCTGGGACTTGTACCGTTAAACTTAGTATCTTTCTTGAAGCATGGCATGGATGCTTGTTTGGACTTTGTATCAATGagtgtattaatatttttaatcacaATGA tGCATTTCGTAATGGTTGGAATTCAACGTTTATTTGGTgcaaaaagaagagaaacgcgATCAGATCCGATTCAAACCGTCAACAAAAATGATCATGCAAATAGTACCGCAGAatacgtttcttcttcttacacTGCTCAATCACGTCACCTTCCAATATCTTTCTACAGAAATTTGAAGAGGAGTacatggaaaatttataattttgtccGTTACAACATAAACCGATCTATCC AAAAGTTTAGTTTGCTGATACAAGCAGCAACTTCATGGAGTAAGCAAAGATTAATGCCACGCGAGGAATTGACCTGTTCGTACACTTCCTCGAGGAGAAATCACGAAGATCTCGTTTGTAATTACGAACAGGAGTATCCAAGTATGTCCGAAGATAACACATACTATGAACATCCAAATTTAATGGATGAAAACAACGGAAGTATCGATGACCTTGATCTTCTACTCGATGCCAATGATCTAAGGCGAAGATTAAGAAGAATTCAAAATTCTGTCAGTCAGTCTTCTTATTCTCGTCAACATTCACCCTCCAGAAG TGTTTCTTCAACATCATCGAAAGTGATATGTAGTGGCATGACATTAAGCGGCAGAAGGTGTCGGTCATATGCAATAAGTGGTCCTTATTGCAGCAAACATACCTTTTAA
- the LOC132914893 gene encoding nonsense-mediated mRNA decay factor SMG8 — translation MRPQKFRLPCSAGSFVHTDKKVVIVSVFGKSQYSAKGCKTNMLSSILQVGLLDEPEVEKESFCEIEGYYDFKDRTIYLHLRGLLDTHTLLTEYDKFLEKQDCKDFLSVWAHMRDKYARALLVLFHISHVIILTHPTHTFDYSYVHLFRAMDMVRQKVSPQLSDVLSSIYSLPKDWVSNVRPCSPRVLFYFETCPTVFQDPASGANIKKLEHSLEDQIYQVLRKNRIVTNISSNSLFAIPANQEFVYVHTGTTESRDILGYMAKKLIQSCKVSSGGSTSRSLASQDSNIQIDDTETETRSFRSFLQQHINLAFARGFDDNVGRHSVPAYFEIPNVTIFCEVANKVYDYFIHGTDKELLTLHSLLDTDVKFSKSRCSKVLPRALQAYQENLPQHYTRAYHETKLAHAMGVFEMHARGPLFEEFNEKLQAECEKHWRSGRQMCEVLSLTGNPCTNPIHRGGSEGAGGGEQTEQRENDNDLPIREHCSGVRYICACNCGRCQGSREDPFSLRQANYDYFQMLAKQCGCSQLENIQFPVFQPSTHNYRPAQLFSTKREDSFTHAESPTSEGNTQACSLGVNTLNDDIRTPYGSGGQSPPTSETNEDVPKLSSKTSLTPSDAHKVVIEVSDSDAENAKEKSLVRQPSTTEYLPGMLHTESPAGLLPQFSSWSLVCLGPSSLYSHNLGLQHQAGVLATSAFLLPWDVTVRLEHQKERGSLWPTIGDHGTHNYCPRGKNFQNMNTIRGRKSKGGKEFVVKIFVGVEYECPRGHRFMASAPDKVLKATGNGIVKDSGNKVTSSTADMPLYFPCPCRQTKPLIAQLMRIHVVTPKAPVHVTVNPRVQPGPPPCPIFVTGCDEPIKLSQSAYWVLRLPYVYMDEKGPYLAPKEPVPTSHGRLLAGMYGISEVLPEKKI, via the exons ATGCGACCGCAAAAATTCCGACTTCCATGCAGCGCAGGAAG ttttgtACACACAGACAAAAAGGTAGTGATAGTATCTGTATTTGGAAAGTCACAATATAGTGCAAAAGGATGCAAGACCAACATGCTCAGTTCAATCCTGCAGGTGGGCCTCCTGGATGAACCAGAAGTAGAAAAAGAATCATTT TGTGAGATTGAGGGATACTACGATTTTAAAGATAGAACTATATACTTGCATTTAAGAGGATTATTAGATACACACACCCTTTTAACAGAATATGATAAGTTCCTAGAAAAACAGGACTGCAAGGATTTCCTTAGTGTATGGGCACACATGAGAGACAAATATGCTAGAGCATTACTAGTTTTATTTCACATATCGCATGTTATTATTCTTACTCATCCGACTCACACATTTGACTACAGTTATGTACATTTATTCAGAGCCATGGATATGGTGag ACAAAAGGTTTCTCCACAACTTTCTGATGTCCTAAGTTCCATATACAGTTTACCCAAGGACTGGGTATCAAATGTTAGACCCTGCTCTCCTAgagttttattctattttgaaacttgtcCCACTGTGTTTCAAGATCCTGCCAGTGGAGCTAATATCAAGAAACTGGAGCATTCCTTAGAAGATCAGATATACCAAGTATTGAGGAAAAATCGAATAGTAACTAATATTAG CTCAAATTCACTGTTTGCAATTCCTGCAAATCAAGAATTCGTATATGTACACACTGGTACAACAGAATCCAGGGATATTCTGGGCTACATGGCAAAGAAGCTCATACAGAGTTGCAAAGTTAGCTCTGGAGGAAGTACGTCAAGGAGTTTGGCTAGTCAGGATTCCAATATTCAAATAGACGATACAGAAACTG AAACTCGTTCCTTTAGATCATTTCTACAACAGCATATAAACCTAGCCTTTGCAAGAGGTTTTGATGACAATGTTGGAAGACACTCTGTACCTGCCTATTTTGAG ATACCTAATGTTACAATATTCTGTGAAGTGGCAAACAAAGTGTACGACTATTTTATACATGGAACAGATAAAGAACTACTAACATTACACAGCTTGTTAGATACTGATGTAAAGTTCAGTAAGAGTAGATGCAGCAAAGTACTCCCACGAGCCCTTCAGGCTTACCAAGAGAACCTGCCCCAACACTACACAAG AGCATATCACGAAACAAAATTGGCACATGCAATGGGGGTCTTTGAGATGCATGCACGAGGCCCTTTGTTTGAAGAGTTTAATGAAAAACTACAGGCCGAATGCGAGAAGCACTGGAGATCTGGGAGGCAGATGTGCGAAGTATTGTCTCTGACAGGGAATCCTTGCACGAATCCGATACACAGAGGTGGAAGTGAGGGCGCTGGAGGTGGGGAGCAAACAGAACAAAGAGAGAATGACAA TGACTTACCAATTAGGGAACATTGTAGTGGAGTTCGATACATCTGTGCTTGTAATTGTGGTCGTTGTCAGGGTTCAAGAGAGGACCCATTCAGTCTGAGACAGGCCAACTATGATTATTTCCAAATGCTAGCTAAACAATGTGGATGTTCTCAGTTAGAGAACATACAGTTTCCTGTTTTCCAGCCAAGTACTCATAATTAtag GCCTGCACAGTTGTTTTCTACTAAACGAGAGGACTCTTTCACTCATGCAGAATCTCCAACATCTGAAGGAAATACTCAAGCTTGCAGCTTAGGAGTTAACACTTTGAAtg ATGATATTCGAACTCCATATGGAAGTGGAGGACAGTCACCTCCAACGAGTGAAACTAATGAAGATGTTCCTAAGCTCAGCAGTAAAACCAGTCTAACACCTAGTGACGCCCATAAAGTAGTTATAGAAGTGTCAGATAGTGACGCAGAAAATGCAAAAG AGAAATCTCTAGTCAGGCAGCCTTCAACAACAGAGTATCTACCAGGAATGTTACATACAGAATCACCAGCTGGTTTATTGCCACAATTCTCTAGCTGGTCCCTAGTTTGCCTTGGACCAAGTAGCCTATACTCTCATAATTTGGGTTTACAACACCAAGCTGGTGTTTTAGCCACTTccgcttttcttttaccgtGGGATGTGACTGTTAG acTAGAGCATCAAAAAGAAAGAGGCTCTTTGTGGCCTACTATAGGTGATCATGGAACCCATAACTATTGTCCGAGAggaaagaattttcaaaatatgaatACTATTCGTGGTCGGAAATCAAAAGGCGGAAAGGAATTTGtagtgaaaatatttgtgGGAGTGGAATACGAGTGTCCAAGAGGACACAGATTTATGGCATCTGCGCCGGATAAGGTTCTGAAGGCTACTGGAAATGGGATTGTAAAGGACAGTGGAAATAAAGTCACATCCAGTACTGCGGACATGCCGCTCTATTTTCCGTGTCCTTGTCG acAAACAAAGCCTCTAATAGCTCAATTAATGAGAATTCACGTAGTGACGCCAAAAGCACCTGTTCATGTTACAGTAAATCCTAGAGTACAACCTGGACCTCCACCTTGTCCAATTTTTGTTACTGGTTGCGATGAACCGATAAAGTTATCGCAAAGTGCTTACTGGGTCTTGAGATTACC ATACGTGTATATGGATGAAAAGGGTCCATATTTGGCACCAAAAGAACCAGTACCAACTTCACACGGAAGATTATTGGCGGGAATGTACGGAATTAGTGAAGTACTTccggaaaagaaaatatag
- the LOC132914894 gene encoding cytoplasmic phosphatidylinositol transfer protein 1, which translates to MVLTKEYRICMPLTTGEYRIGQLYMIARHSHEQSDNDEGVEVVENVECDDPEHGKGQYTEKRIHLSSKLPYWIQSLIPRIFYVTEKAWNYYPFTVTEYTCSFIPKLYISIKTRYEDNNGSTENCLGLSPIELIHREVDFVDIAYDELSAKHYKEEEDPKFFKSQRTGRGPLVEGWKGTTQPIMCSYKLVQASFEVWGMQTRVEDFIHRCIRDILLLGHRQAFAWIDEWYDMTLEDVRQYEQKMQAETNEKVRLRNMNNEKSPTSTTPTSSMPSSPLPKSPTQSTRSWFSWS; encoded by the exons ATGGTATTAACGAAAGAATATCGCATATGTATGCCGCTTACTACAGGAGAG TATCGCATAGGGCAACTTTATATGATTGCTAGACACAGTCATGAGCAATCAGATAATGATGAAGGTGTTGAGGTTGTTGAAAATGTGGAGTGTGACGATCCAGAACACGGAAAGGGTCAATATACAGAGAAACGAATCCATCTATCTAG taAATTGCCATATTGGATTCAATCTCTCATTcctcgaatattttatgtcaCAGAGAAGGCATGGAATTATTATCCCTTTACTGTCACAG AATACACt tgttcttttattccaaaattgtacatttcaataaaaacGCGATATGAGGATAACAATGGATCTACagaaaat TGTTTAGGTCTGTCTCCTATCGAATTGATTCATCGTGAGGTTGATTTTGTGGACATTGCTTACGACGAATTATCCGCGAAGCACTATAAAGAGGAGGAg GACCcaaaattctttaaatctcAACGAACTGGTCGTGGGCCATTGGTAGAAGGGTGGAAAGGCACTACACAGCCTATAATGTGTTCTTATAAGCTAGTTCAAGCTTCTTTTGAAGTGTGGGGTATGCAAACTCGAGTGGAAGACTTCATTCATAGA TGTATtagagatattttattattgggTCATCGTCAAGCATTTGCATGGATTGATGAGTGGTATGACATGACACTGGAGGATGTTCGACAGTATGAACAAAAGATGCAAGCTGAAACTAATGAGAAAGTGCGACTCAGAAATATGAACAACGAGAAGTCACCAACATCAACCACACCAACTTCATCAATGCCGTCTTCACCATTACCCAAATCTCCTACACAGTCCACTCGATCATGGTTCTCTTGGTCTTAG